A genomic segment from Desulfurella amilsii encodes:
- a CDS encoding S41 family peptidase — protein sequence MSKKFKFLAFVFVCLILLVFLYLGFSVNSNAVANQNDNIPQKQIKMFSQVLNIVQSNYVDKVPTSKLIIDSIKGMISSLDPHSEFLTPQEYKGMQTTMKGHFGGIGIVIDKKDDFLTVVSPLPNTPAYKAGIKSNDVILKINNISTFRMNLEKAVKLMRGKPGTYIKLTIARKGVPTPLIFNIKRAIIHIKNIDSKLYGDIGYIRIIQFKDHTASELKKALSKLEKEHIKGLILDLRNNPGGLLDQASKVSNMFINEGAIVSIRGRNKDNDEIIYAKDQPIFKKPVAVLINSGTASAAEIVTGCLKDHNRAVVIGQRSFGKGNVQDVIPMQDGYALILTVAKYYTPNGFSIQAEGIVPNIEIKKKNEDNFVLRESDLLHHLTSKKAILQKPQEILIDSSTKEHKHLKNEFIFKEAIKVLNEEIKKCPQSAKMCYSKLKN from the coding sequence ATGTCTAAAAAATTCAAATTTCTTGCATTTGTTTTTGTTTGTTTAATATTATTAGTTTTCTTGTATTTGGGCTTTAGTGTTAATTCTAATGCAGTTGCAAATCAAAACGATAACATACCTCAAAAACAAATAAAAATGTTTTCTCAAGTGTTAAATATAGTCCAATCCAACTATGTTGATAAAGTACCAACCTCGAAACTTATAATCGATTCAATCAAAGGTATGATAAGTTCACTTGACCCACACTCTGAGTTTTTGACACCACAAGAGTACAAAGGTATGCAAACAACAATGAAAGGCCACTTTGGGGGCATCGGCATTGTAATAGACAAAAAGGATGATTTTTTAACTGTAGTATCGCCACTGCCTAATACGCCTGCATATAAAGCTGGTATTAAATCAAACGACGTAATATTAAAAATAAACAATATCTCTACATTTAGAATGAATCTTGAAAAAGCAGTTAAGCTTATGAGAGGTAAACCCGGAACCTATATTAAATTAACTATAGCAAGGAAAGGTGTGCCAACACCTCTTATATTTAACATCAAAAGGGCAATTATCCATATCAAAAACATTGACTCAAAACTTTATGGAGATATAGGCTATATTAGAATTATACAGTTTAAAGACCATACTGCAAGCGAACTAAAAAAGGCACTCTCGAAACTAGAAAAAGAACATATCAAAGGTTTAATTTTAGACTTAAGAAATAACCCAGGTGGATTATTAGATCAAGCGTCAAAAGTTTCAAATATGTTTATAAACGAAGGCGCAATTGTTTCTATAAGAGGCAGAAACAAGGATAACGACGAAATAATCTATGCCAAAGACCAACCTATTTTTAAAAAGCCGGTTGCTGTGCTAATTAATTCTGGAACGGCATCTGCAGCAGAAATAGTAACAGGTTGCCTTAAAGATCACAACAGAGCTGTTGTAATCGGTCAAAGAAGTTTTGGAAAAGGAAATGTTCAGGATGTTATACCTATGCAGGACGGTTATGCTTTAATACTAACTGTAGCTAAATATTATACGCCAAATGGTTTTAGCATTCAAGCAGAAGGTATTGTGCCAAATATTGAAATAAAAAAGAAAAACGAAGATAATTTTGTTTTGCGAGAAAGTGACCTTTTGCATCACTTAACTAGTAAAAAAGCTATATTACAAAAACCTCAAGAAATTTTGATTGACAGTAGCACCAAAGAACATAAACATTTAAAAAATGAATTCATCTTCAAAGAGGCCATAAAAGTCTTAAATGAAGAAATAAAAAAATGCCCTCAAAGTGCAAAAATGTGCTATAGTAAATTGAAAAATTGA
- a CDS encoding HesA/MoeB/ThiF family protein yields MSFFDRQIPILGHKCQEKIEKAKVFVGGVGGLGCIVSEMLVRVGIEKLYIADFDSVSQTNIHRQFLYTEQDIGKPKNLTAKAKLESIGTHCQVEAFGLIDENFELPYVDVVVDCFDNKHSKNLLSRLACQNHTYFVHAGVFGYFGQIATLKDKKLEEIFSFGEQKNYIIPQTVGIVASLQAMETIKLICSFQSNLLNKILSIDLLNYSLDTITLND; encoded by the coding sequence ATGAGTTTTTTTGATAGACAAATTCCTATTTTGGGTCATAAGTGTCAAGAAAAAATTGAAAAAGCAAAAGTTTTTGTTGGTGGAGTTGGAGGCTTAGGCTGTATAGTAAGCGAGATGCTTGTGAGGGTTGGAATAGAAAAGCTTTATATAGCTGATTTCGATTCAGTTAGCCAAACAAACATTCACAGACAGTTTTTATACACTGAACAAGACATTGGCAAACCAAAAAATCTTACGGCAAAAGCAAAATTAGAATCAATTGGGACGCATTGCCAGGTTGAGGCATTTGGGCTTATTGATGAGAATTTTGAGTTACCATACGTGGATGTAGTGGTTGATTGCTTTGATAACAAACATTCAAAAAATTTGCTCAGCAGATTGGCCTGCCAAAATCACACTTATTTTGTACATGCAGGTGTGTTTGGATATTTTGGCCAAATTGCTACACTCAAGGATAAAAAATTGGAAGAGATATTTTCTTTTGGCGAGCAAAAAAACTACATTATACCGCAAACAGTTGGTATAGTTGCTAGTTTGCAAGCAATGGAGACTATTAAGCTTATTTGCTCTTTTCAGTCAAACCTTTTAAACAAAATCTTAAGCATCGATTTACTAAACTACAGTTTAGATACAATAACTTTAAATGATTGA
- a CDS encoding MoaD/ThiS family protein, which produces MIIRFYSTLREKVGKSVEINKDQVDIKSLIELLGIKDYIVDNNNLVIGTMILVNGKNILHINGLGTIVKNNDSVDFFPPAAGG; this is translated from the coding sequence ATGATAATAAGATTTTATTCTACTTTGCGAGAAAAAGTTGGTAAAAGTGTAGAAATCAATAAAGATCAAGTAGATATTAAATCATTAATTGAGTTGTTGGGTATAAAAGACTATATAGTGGATAATAATAACCTTGTAATTGGAACAATGATTTTAGTTAATGGAAAAAACATATTGCATATAAATGGTTTAGGTACAATTGTGAAAAATAATGACAGCGTGGATTTTTTTCCACCTGCTGCTGGCGGATGA
- a CDS encoding carboxymuconolactone decarboxylase family protein, translating to MNKPNFYIDLEKEFPEFMNALENLGKTVKLTAKLDEKTTQLVQLAASCAIGSEGAVHSHTRRALEAGAKKEEIIWVCLSLVSTIGFPKVAAAISWVRDIVK from the coding sequence ATGAATAAGCCAAATTTTTATATCGATTTGGAAAAAGAGTTTCCAGAATTTATGAATGCGCTTGAAAATTTAGGCAAAACTGTTAAACTAACTGCTAAATTGGATGAAAAAACCACTCAATTAGTACAGCTTGCAGCATCTTGCGCGATAGGCAGTGAAGGTGCGGTGCACTCTCACACAAGAAGAGCACTTGAAGCAGGCGCTAAAAAAGAAGAGATAATCTGGGTTTGTCTTTCTTTAGTAAGCACAATTGGTTTTCCAAAAGTTGCAGCCGCAATCAGCTGGGTAAGAGATATTGTAAAATGA
- a CDS encoding SDR family NAD(P)-dependent oxidoreductase, with translation MRVLITGSTDGIGKQTALALASSGFEVIVHGRDTKKVEETKKLIGCKGIVADLSCLKEIDNIVSIENESIDILINNAGVYNKNYKLSCDDFELTFAVNYLAHFYLTLSLLQQKIYPKIIINISSMVHADYIDMDDITRPHSYDPNEAYAVSKLCNILFSYYLTKRVKHLGILVNAMHPGVINTKMLIDNWGAIGENVEKGALNVLKTLETIQKNSYTGMYFVNANPTKSKAISYNSIIQEKLWQLSMKLCNLSDLKLD, from the coding sequence ATGAGAGTATTAATTACTGGCTCTACCGATGGCATAGGCAAACAAACAGCCCTGGCATTAGCTTCAAGCGGCTTTGAGGTTATTGTTCATGGAAGGGATACCAAAAAGGTTGAAGAAACTAAAAAATTAATCGGCTGTAAGGGCATTGTAGCTGACCTTTCATGCTTAAAGGAAATAGACAATATTGTTTCTATTGAGAATGAATCAATTGATATACTTATTAACAATGCAGGCGTATATAACAAAAATTATAAACTGAGCTGCGATGATTTTGAATTAACTTTTGCTGTAAATTACTTAGCTCATTTTTATTTAACGCTTAGTCTTTTGCAACAAAAAATCTATCCAAAAATAATTATAAATATTAGTTCTATGGTTCATGCAGACTATATTGATATGGATGATATAACAAGACCACACTCGTATGACCCAAATGAAGCCTACGCTGTATCAAAGCTTTGCAACATCCTCTTTAGCTATTATTTAACAAAAAGAGTTAAACACCTTGGCATCTTGGTAAATGCTATGCACCCTGGTGTAATAAATACTAAGATGCTTATTGATAACTGGGGAGCAATCGGAGAAAATGTAGAAAAAGGCGCATTAAATGTCTTGAAAACACTTGAAACTATCCAAAAAAACTCATATACAGGCATGTACTTTGTAAATGCAAACCCAACCAAGTCCAAAGCAATTTCTTATAATTCAATTATTCAAGAAAAACTATGGCAATTGAGTATGAAGCTATGTAATCTTAGTGACTTAAAACTTGACTAA
- a CDS encoding efflux RND transporter periplasmic adaptor subunit, with amino-acid sequence MKKVLQAVLISFAIFLSGCSNNKQEPKINHIQSKLFRVVQKEVTHYVRLPATIVSKKDISIASSPLNQFTFYLGRVDKILVDVGEQVKKGQLLVVVDPIQTQNTIEQMRQSINQAQANLDFVKANYERYANLYKENVISKEEFEKMQMQYKTVQAQLESAKAAYRGANSVLSYFNIRAPFDGVVASKLVDAGQVVSPMQPIISLIDPNNLEVKFYVDENTYKSIKLGEEITITINNANLNSTVTTISPKADDITHTYLVKAKIEPNQNVQAGDYAVAQIPVGKKKVILIPKSCVLNRAGIEGVIVVRNNIANYQMIETGYQRGEFIEVLSGLEPNDEIATTNLSLINNGDMINDR; translated from the coding sequence ATGAAAAAAGTCTTGCAAGCTGTGTTGATTTCTTTTGCAATTTTTCTCTCAGGTTGCTCAAACAACAAACAAGAACCAAAAATCAATCATATACAATCAAAGCTTTTTAGAGTGGTACAGAAAGAAGTTACACATTATGTGAGATTACCAGCTACGATTGTTTCCAAAAAAGACATCAGTATTGCTTCAAGCCCCCTAAACCAATTTACATTTTATTTAGGAAGAGTGGATAAAATTTTAGTTGATGTGGGAGAACAAGTCAAAAAAGGCCAGTTGCTTGTAGTAGTTGATCCCATTCAAACACAAAACACAATTGAGCAAATGCGTCAAAGTATAAATCAAGCTCAAGCAAATTTGGATTTTGTCAAAGCAAATTATGAAAGATACGCTAACTTATACAAAGAAAATGTTATCTCAAAAGAAGAATTTGAAAAAATGCAAATGCAGTATAAAACCGTACAAGCTCAACTTGAATCAGCCAAAGCTGCCTATAGGGGTGCAAATAGCGTATTGAGTTATTTTAATATAAGAGCTCCATTTGATGGTGTTGTAGCAAGTAAACTTGTGGATGCAGGTCAGGTTGTTTCGCCTATGCAACCAATAATTAGTCTTATTGATCCAAATAATCTAGAAGTAAAATTTTATGTTGATGAAAATACCTATAAAAGTATAAAATTAGGCGAAGAAATAACTATAACTATTAATAACGCCAATTTAAACTCAACAGTAACCACAATTTCTCCAAAAGCAGATGATATTACACATACCTATTTAGTAAAAGCAAAAATTGAACCAAACCAGAATGTCCAAGCAGGAGATTATGCAGTGGCACAAATCCCAGTTGGCAAGAAAAAAGTTATTTTAATTCCAAAATCCTGCGTATTAAATCGAGCGGGAATCGAAGGCGTAATAGTTGTAAGAAACAATATTGCAAATTATCAGATGATAGAAACTGGTTATCAAAGAGGCGAGTTTATAGAAGTGCTCTCTGGTCTTGAACCAAATGATGAAATAGCTACCACTAACCTATCTTTGATTAACAACGGTGATATGATAAATGACAGATAA
- a CDS encoding efflux RND transporter permease subunit, with protein MTDKLNIAGKLAKSFLESKITLLIMIAISIFGIMAISQTPRMYNPEIVVPSATIIIQRPGFNAQEMNNQVVKPLEAIVAATSGVEHTYGYAQDNIGMVTVQFYVGQDEEKSLVKLYNQIMRNMDRMPPGTLQPLVKSISINDVPIETITLSSKTIPQGKLRTVALRLTEQLRSVPNVGLTNIYGGFPKSVIVWINPQKLSSYGISLNKLINIIGASNVDVSAGDMIQNNKNTPIKVESKLTNTYDVGNVVIGAKDDKPIFLKDVADIVEGPAHTYTNSIFYDGVAAKKNINIPQSAVTIALAKRSGSNAVVVAHQINGRLQRFEKEAMPQHINVTITKNDGQKANNAVNTLIEHLGISVLVVVVILLFFLGYKEAGIVTITIPLIVFVVLGIGWLIGQSINRITLFALILSLGLLVDAAIVVIENIHRHISCCPVKNFKESLILATNEIGNPTNIATIAVILAFIPMAFVSGMMGPFMRPIPINVPVAMVTSLIVSYIVVPWASNIFLKKEASLSKATEHKNFLHKAYVKTITPLITSRTKRNVFLAIVLVALFISLILPVWQFIRPQGLNGPLSTFGVGVKMLPNDNTNTFLIEVDAKGGSAIAYTQKIAQRVCDKLAKNQYITNYQVFLGESSPPDFAALVRNDLFKKASNLAQIRVNLVSKEDRHKTSHEIAQAVYKQIEPLEKQYPGTRVKLFEEPPGPPVQAQVLAELYGPDYNVARQSAHFIKEDFKKIYGISNVDDSVGQNVLEYKIVLDKKKIALMGLNNNLIASEVSALLNGLDVTSLHSNTAYEPQNIIIRLKKSDRSSLLQIMDLQITLPNGQSVPLSSIASVEKTFANKPIFTKDQHNVVYIEGDLLKSSPIYAVLTLNKWLDNHTLQNGVKLTTANLGFQQSQAHDISHYQILWGGEMRLTLDVFRDLGGAFIVALLFIYLILVAYYKSFMMPFIIMIPIPLTLIGVFWGHWLLHQSFTATSMIGVIALAGIVVRNSLLLIDFMLDYMAKGNSLEDSLIEAGAVRFRPILLTALAIVFGSAIMVTDPVFGGLAISLIFGTFISTALTLIVIPLIYYIWQIRFVVKITKSKST; from the coding sequence ATGACAGATAAGCTAAATATAGCTGGTAAACTAGCAAAAAGCTTTTTAGAATCAAAAATAACGCTGCTAATTATGATAGCCATAAGCATTTTTGGTATTATGGCAATTTCTCAAACACCACGTATGTATAACCCAGAAATTGTAGTTCCATCAGCAACTATAATTATTCAAAGACCTGGATTTAACGCTCAAGAGATGAACAATCAAGTAGTAAAACCACTTGAAGCGATTGTTGCAGCTACATCTGGTGTTGAGCATACATATGGTTATGCTCAAGATAACATTGGAATGGTAACAGTACAGTTTTATGTTGGTCAAGATGAAGAAAAAAGCTTGGTTAAACTTTACAATCAAATTATGCGCAATATGGATAGGATGCCACCTGGCACACTCCAGCCACTTGTAAAGTCTATTAGTATAAATGATGTACCTATAGAGACAATCACGCTTAGCTCTAAAACTATACCTCAAGGAAAACTCAGAACCGTTGCATTGAGACTCACAGAACAATTAAGAAGTGTTCCAAATGTTGGTCTTACAAATATATACGGTGGCTTCCCAAAATCTGTTATTGTGTGGATCAATCCACAAAAGCTATCTTCATACGGTATAAGTTTAAACAAACTAATTAATATAATTGGCGCAAGTAATGTGGACGTTTCTGCTGGCGATATGATACAAAATAACAAAAATACACCGATCAAAGTCGAAAGTAAACTTACAAATACATATGATGTAGGTAATGTAGTTATAGGCGCCAAAGATGATAAGCCGATATTTTTAAAAGATGTAGCCGATATTGTGGAAGGACCAGCTCATACATACACCAATTCAATATTTTACGACGGAGTTGCCGCCAAAAAGAATATTAATATCCCTCAGTCAGCTGTAACTATAGCTTTAGCCAAAAGATCAGGTAGTAATGCTGTTGTTGTAGCACATCAGATAAACGGAAGGTTGCAAAGATTCGAAAAAGAGGCTATGCCACAACATATCAACGTTACCATTACAAAAAACGATGGTCAAAAAGCAAATAATGCTGTAAATACACTTATAGAGCACTTGGGTATATCAGTTTTGGTGGTGGTTGTCATTTTGCTATTTTTTTTGGGCTACAAAGAGGCTGGAATCGTTACCATAACGATACCATTGATAGTGTTTGTGGTGCTTGGTATTGGGTGGCTTATAGGTCAAAGTATTAACCGTATAACTTTATTCGCTTTGATATTATCACTAGGGTTACTTGTTGATGCAGCTATTGTTGTCATAGAAAACATACACAGGCACATAAGCTGCTGCCCTGTAAAAAACTTTAAAGAATCTCTAATACTTGCTACAAACGAAATAGGAAATCCTACAAATATTGCCACAATTGCTGTTATATTGGCATTCATACCAATGGCTTTTGTAAGCGGCATGATGGGCCCTTTCATGAGACCAATTCCAATAAATGTGCCTGTAGCAATGGTAACTTCTTTAATTGTGTCATACATTGTTGTGCCGTGGGCTTCAAATATTTTTTTAAAAAAAGAAGCTAGCTTATCAAAAGCAACAGAACATAAAAATTTCCTCCACAAAGCCTATGTAAAAACAATTACACCGCTAATTACATCAAGAACAAAGAGAAATGTTTTTTTAGCTATCGTCTTAGTAGCATTGTTTATTAGCCTGATTTTGCCCGTATGGCAGTTTATTCGACCACAAGGCTTAAATGGTCCGTTGAGCACTTTTGGGGTGGGCGTTAAAATGCTTCCAAACGATAACACAAATACATTTTTAATCGAAGTTGATGCCAAAGGTGGCTCTGCCATAGCATATACTCAAAAAATTGCCCAAAGAGTTTGTGATAAGCTAGCAAAAAATCAATACATCACAAATTATCAGGTTTTTTTGGGAGAAAGCTCACCACCTGATTTTGCCGCTTTAGTAAGAAATGATTTGTTTAAAAAAGCCAGTAACCTAGCACAAATAAGGGTAAATTTGGTATCAAAAGAAGACCGTCATAAAACCTCGCACGAGATAGCCCAAGCTGTATACAAACAGATTGAACCACTAGAAAAACAATACCCAGGCACAAGGGTTAAGCTTTTTGAAGAGCCACCCGGGCCACCAGTACAAGCACAAGTATTAGCGGAACTCTACGGACCAGATTACAATGTAGCAAGACAAAGCGCCCATTTCATCAAAGAGGATTTTAAGAAAATTTATGGTATATCAAATGTTGATGATTCTGTTGGCCAAAATGTCTTAGAGTACAAAATTGTTTTAGATAAAAAGAAAATTGCCCTTATGGGTTTAAATAACAATTTGATTGCAAGCGAAGTTAGTGCTTTATTAAACGGTTTAGATGTAACGAGCCTTCACTCAAATACCGCTTACGAACCACAAAATATTATAATTAGATTAAAAAAATCCGATAGGTCAAGTCTGCTACAAATTATGGATTTACAAATTACGCTTCCAAATGGCCAAAGTGTACCCTTATCAAGCATTGCATCTGTTGAAAAAACTTTCGCTAATAAACCAATTTTTACCAAAGATCAGCATAATGTTGTATATATCGAAGGCGATTTATTAAAATCAAGTCCTATATATGCTGTTTTAACTCTTAACAAATGGCTTGACAATCATACACTACAAAATGGAGTGAAACTAACGACAGCTAATTTAGGCTTTCAACAATCTCAAGCGCATGATATAAGTCACTATCAAATATTATGGGGCGGTGAGATGCGTCTCACATTGGATGTGTTTAGAGACTTAGGTGGTGCATTTATTGTAGCATTGCTATTTATTTACTTAATTTTGGTTGCGTATTATAAATCATTTATGATGCCATTTATCATTATGATACCCATTCCTTTAACTCTAATTGGTGTTTTTTGGGGACACTGGCTTCTTCATCAATCCTTTACCGCAACATCTATGATTGGTGTGATTGCTCTAGCTGGCATTGTTGTGCGAAACTCGCTGCTTTTAATTGATTTTATGCTAGATTATATGGCCAAAGGTAATTCACTAGAAGACTCGCTTATTGAAGCAGGTGCTGTTAGGTTTAGGCCAATATTGCTTACGGCACTGGCCATTGTTTTTGGCTCTGCCATAATGGTTACAGATCCTGTGTTTGGAGGACTTGCCATATCGCTTATATTTGGCACGTTTATATCGACCGCCTTGACGCTGATTGTTATTCCGTTAATTTATTACATTTGGCAAATAAGATTTGTAGTAAAAATAACCAAAAGTAAAAGTACTTGA
- a CDS encoding pyridoxamine 5'-phosphate oxidase family protein: MSLKELFENTKGTGILATADSTGNVDIALYAKPFVINEKTIAFIMLNKLSYSNLQSNPKAAYMFLQEGYQGKRLYLKKVKEEKDQSKINEMLRHKYDDPEVLEKEKALVYFEVEKEVPIAVK, translated from the coding sequence ATGAGCTTAAAGGAATTATTTGAAAATACAAAGGGGACGGGGATACTTGCAACAGCTGATTCAACTGGAAATGTTGATATAGCGCTTTATGCAAAACCATTTGTAATTAATGAAAAAACAATTGCTTTTATTATGCTGAACAAACTTAGCTATAGTAATCTTCAATCAAACCCAAAAGCCGCATATATGTTTTTGCAAGAAGGTTATCAAGGCAAAAGACTATACCTAAAAAAAGTCAAAGAAGAAAAAGACCAGTCAAAAATCAACGAAATGCTCAGGCACAAGTACGATGATCCAGAGGTTTTAGAAAAAGAAAAAGCTCTTGTGTATTTTGAAGTTGAAAAAGAAGTTCCTATTGCGGTAAAGTAG
- a CDS encoding TIGR01777 family oxidoreductase — MNILITGGSGLIGKKLSRILAEKGHNVAILSRKQETSNYKVYTWNIEQNQIDLKAIEESDCIVHLAGANIGEKPWSSSQKELILKSRIDSANLLFETAKKISKSFKCVVSASAVGCYGAVTSNHVFKETDPYGNDFLGSVCKNWEAAIEQFQSLDTRVVKLRTAMVLDKDGGALTKIIKPVKLGLASALGSGRQYVTWIHIDDLVNIYVKAIEDQNLKGAYNCASMDQKANKEFMQTLAKTFHKPFWPFNAPSLVLKSLYGEMADILLEGSRVDISKILSTGFKFQYNYLEDALKSLYINV; from the coding sequence ATGAATATATTAATTACAGGCGGTAGTGGCCTTATAGGAAAGAAACTCTCTCGAATTCTAGCGGAAAAAGGGCATAATGTTGCAATACTTAGCAGAAAGCAAGAAACTTCTAATTATAAGGTTTATACATGGAATATTGAGCAAAATCAGATAGATTTAAAAGCCATAGAAGAATCCGATTGCATTGTGCATCTAGCTGGTGCTAATATTGGCGAAAAACCTTGGAGTAGTAGCCAAAAAGAGCTTATCTTAAAAAGCCGAATTGATTCTGCAAATCTTTTATTTGAAACGGCAAAGAAGATAAGCAAGAGTTTTAAATGTGTAGTTAGCGCTTCTGCTGTTGGCTGTTATGGAGCTGTAACTTCTAATCATGTCTTTAAAGAAACAGACCCTTATGGAAATGATTTTTTAGGCAGTGTTTGCAAAAACTGGGAAGCAGCTATTGAGCAATTTCAATCATTAGACACAAGGGTGGTGAAACTAAGAACCGCAATGGTTTTGGATAAAGATGGTGGGGCACTAACAAAAATAATAAAACCAGTAAAATTAGGGCTTGCAAGTGCACTTGGAAGTGGTAGGCAATATGTAACATGGATACATATAGATGATTTAGTAAACATTTATGTAAAAGCAATTGAAGATCAAAACTTAAAAGGGGCATACAATTGCGCAAGTATGGATCAAAAAGCAAACAAAGAATTTATGCAAACCCTGGCAAAAACATTTCATAAACCGTTCTGGCCATTTAATGCACCATCTTTAGTTTTAAAGAGCCTATATGGAGAAATGGCAGACATCTTATTGGAAGGTAGCCGTGTAGATATCAGTAAAATCTTATCGACTGGTTTCAAATTCCAGTACAATTATTTAGAAGATGCTCTAAAATCACTCTACATAAATGTTTGA
- a CDS encoding NUDIX hydrolase yields MFDIDILKNIKRKNVKVSGVESSVLVPFYKKDEWEIYFIKRVCDGSIHSAQVAFPGGKKEPQDKNAQLTAIRETFEEIGIKQEYIEIVSSLEPTVTLSSNFIVYPFVGILKSNKFCINKSEVQYIFSVPLEFLIKQFPLKLQQFEFKGRIFNTYLIEYDSEIIWGATARILNNLLEHIARGD; encoded by the coding sequence ATGTTTGATATAGATATACTAAAAAACATAAAAAGAAAAAATGTCAAAGTAAGTGGTGTTGAATCAAGCGTATTGGTACCATTTTACAAAAAGGATGAGTGGGAAATATATTTTATAAAACGTGTGTGCGATGGCTCTATACATTCTGCCCAAGTTGCATTCCCGGGTGGCAAAAAAGAACCTCAAGATAAAAATGCCCAACTCACAGCAATAAGAGAAACTTTCGAAGAAATAGGTATAAAGCAAGAATACATAGAAATTGTAAGTAGCCTTGAACCAACAGTTACACTGAGTTCGAATTTTATCGTATACCCATTTGTAGGCATTTTAAAAAGCAATAAATTTTGCATAAACAAAAGCGAGGTTCAATATATCTTTAGTGTACCATTGGAATTTTTAATTAAACAATTTCCCTTAAAGCTTCAACAATTTGAATTTAAAGGTAGAATTTTTAACACATATTTGATAGAATACGACTCTGAAATTATTTGGGGAGCTACAGCAAGGATATTAAATAATTTGCTAGAACACATAGCAAGAGGGGACTAA